From the Planctomycetota bacterium genome, the window CGATCGCGAGCAGGTTGTCCGGGCAACGCAGTGTCACCTGGCCGGCCCTGTTGTAGATGTCCGACTCCGACACGCCAATGCCCTGGGCCACTTCGGTGCGTCGTTCCGACTCGACGTCGAAGATGATCGACACCGGACCGGGCCAGAGTTTGCGCATCGCACGTCGGCCCACGTCGGAGACGTCACCAAGAAAACGGCCGGCGTGAGCGGCGTCGGGAAGATGCGGGGTGAACGGGTTCTCCGGCTTGCGTCGGAGCCGGCGTAGCAGGTCGGCCCCGGAATCCTCGTCGATCCGGGCGGCGACGCCGTAGAGCGTTTCGGTCGGCAGCAGCACGCCACGGCCGCCGTCGAGTGCCTCCACGGCGGATGCCAACGCTCCCGCAAGGTCGGCCGTCCCGAATACGTCTACGAGTTGTGCCATGAAATGGCTCGCCTTTCTTCCTTGCGGTCCCAAACCCCGCGTTCGCCCTCGTGGTGAACGCAAAAAATCGCCAACGCTTGCGTGGCGGTCCGAAAGAGTATCCACCACGAATCGCGTCGATTCAAGCGGTCGACCGAACGGCAGCGAAACATGTGCCGGCGTGTCACGGGTCGGACGCGGCGGCGAGGCGGGCCACGCCCCGGGCGGCGTGGTGATCGTCATCGCCAAAGACCAACGCCCAGTCAGGGCGTGCAATGTTGGTCAGATGGTCGTTGACACCGGCAAGGATCTCACGGCGCAGATGCGTGAGGCGTGAACCGATGCCACCGAGCAGGGCGATGGTGTGCGGGCGATAGAGGGCGTGGGCGATTCGCAAGGCCCGAACCAGCGCACGGATGGACCGGTGTCCCGCATGGAGTGTCTGCGGCTTTCGGCCGTGCAAGGCCAGCGCGCCGATGTACGCTTCTAGCGAGCCCGCGCCACCGTCGGGGCCGATCGGGGGATTCCTGCTCATCGTGACGTCGAGTTGCCCGAAGTGGCCCGGCGAATCGCCGTCGACCCGCAGGGGTTGGCCGAGGGGGTGGTCGTTGTCGATGTCAAGGACGGCGGCGCCGACGCCGGTGCCGATGCTGACGGCCATGAGTCGGCCGTGAAGCTGGTGGCTGAAGGCGAAGTCCGTGGCGGCAGCAACCTGGTCCGTGGCGATCCGCAGCCGACCCGCCGGCCGACCGGTGGCCCGCTCGATCAACTCGGTGAGGGGCACACCCTCCAAGCCGGGCAGGTTGACCGACTTCTCGATCGTGGTCCGGTCGAAACTCAACAGCCCCGGGCAACACAAGCCGACCGCGTCGAACCGGTGTCCGTTGACGACCTCGCCGACGGCGGTGGTGAGGGCTTGCGTGTCGGGCCGGCGATAGGGTTGGCTCTTGCCGAGCAGTTCCGCCGACCCGTTTTCGTGCAGCACGGCCGCCTTGACACGCGTACCACCGATGTCGAGACCGAGGGAAGTCATTGGGAGAGCTTACCGCATGAAAAGTGTCGCGGGGTAAGCAGTCACTCCGACTTTTGTCGGGCGTGATATGCGCCGAACTGCTCGGGATACACCTCCAGAACGCCGCGGCTGAACCAGATGCAGTAGCCGCCGCCGAATTCGACGGCGAGATCCATCTTCTTCTCGACATCTTCCCAAGGCGTGTCCGGCCCTTCGCCGACGACACGGATGCCGGCGATGAGATCGTCGTCGCGGTTGCTGGCCTCGACTTGTTGGAGCCAGTTGGCCTCGAAGGCGGGGTAGTCCCTGCGGTAGCACTGCGGGATGAACTCGTCCCACGCCTGGCCCTCCCACATGACCCAGTCACATGCGTAGTTCTCCAACGACCACGGGTAGGGGGCGGGGCTGACGCTGATCGTAATGTCCGGGTCGGCGGCGCGAACGGCCTTGCTGAAGCGGTCGGCGTACTCGGTGATCTTGTCGGCACGCCATTGCACCCACGCCGGGTCACGCGGATCCTCCGGCGGCATCTTTCCGTCGTGTTCCGATGCGTAGAGCTGCTTCGTGAACTCGTCGTACCCCATCTCCACCGGCATCGCGATGCGGTCGTCGAGTTGGACGCCGTCGAGGTCGTACTTCTCGACGGCTTCGACGACGATGTCGACGAGGAACTGCTGCGGCCCGGGATGCAGCGGGTTCATCCAGACGAACGGGTTCTGCTCACCGACGAACGCGCCGTCCCTGGTGTGGGTGAGCCATTCGGTCTTGTTGCGCAGCTCGTTGTCGGTTTCCTTGAACGCGGCCATGAAGCCGTACTCGAACCAGGCGACGACTTTCAGGTCGTTGGCCTTGGCTTCGCGGACAACTTCGGCCAGCAGGTCGCGCTGCGGACCGGGTCCGTTGATCTTCATGCGGACGCCGGTGACGGCTTCGGCGGCGTCGGAGGGGAACTCGGTGTAGCCATTCTTCCAGCACTCGACGTAGACCGTGTTAAAGCCGAGTTCCTTGAGCTTCCTCATCGTGGCGGCGGTGTTCTCTGGCGTCTCGATCGCGTCGTTGGCGGTGGTGGTGACCCATGTGCCTCGAACCGGCTCGGCAGCCGCCCGGCTACAACCAAGGCAGATGACAAGAGCCATCGCGAGAAACGTCGACGCAACCGTGATTGTTCTTTCGTGTCGGGCCATCGGGTGATATTCTATAACCATGACGTCAATCAGGCTTGGTCTCATCGGTGCCGGGGGCATCGCAAGAGCGCATCTCTCGGCAGCATCATCACTTGAGGGCGTTTCCGTCACCGCCGTGGCGGACACCCGGGCGGAGGCGTGCCACGCTTTGGCCGCCGATGCGGACGCGGAAGCGTTCGCGTCGGCCGAAGCGTTGCTCCGCCGGGGCACCGATGCGGTGGATGCCGTGGTCATCTGTACCCCGCCCAACGCCAGGCTGTCGATCGTCCGGCTCGCCTTGGAGAACAGCGTCGCGGTTCTTGCCGAAAAGCCACTTGCGCACACGCTGGAAGACGCGATCGAGTTGTCCGAACTCGCTGACACGTTCGCCCACGTTCCGACCGGCGTCGGGTATTGCCATCGTTTCGCGCCGGCGGTGATCGAGATGAAGCGGCTTCTGGCCGAGGGCGACCTCGGTCGTCCGGTGCGATTCGAGAACGTGTTCGCCTGTCACTTCCCCGCGATGGCCGAGCGTTGGATGAGCGACCGGGCCGTCAGCGGCGGCGGCTCGTTCCTCGACACCGGTTGCCACTCGTTGGACCTGTGCCAGTTCGTGATGGGCCCGACCCGGGTGGTCGGCGCGGTCTACAGCCATTGCTGGCCCGGACGCGGCGAGAGCAACGCGACGGTACTTGTGAGAGCCGGCGTGGGTTCGAAAGCCGCCGGCGGTGTGATCTGCAGCGGTTGGGCCGAAGCCGAGCGTTTTACCGTCGATGTGATCGGCACCGAAGCGTCGCTGCATTACGACTACATGGAACCCGCCCGGCTCCTCCGCAAGTCCGTCGATGGCGATACGCAGGTGATCACCGTCGAGACCCACGAAGTGCGATTCGCCCGGCAACTGCGGGCGTTCGCGGATGCCGTCGGTGGCGGGTCACACGGGGCGCTTTGCACCTTCGCCGAGGCGGCCGTGGTCAATCGCGAAGCCGCCCGATCGGCCGACCTTGCCAACACCGACACGCCTTCCGGCCCCCGCACGCCGGTGATGGCGTCGGTTTGATTTCCACACACCTTCCCAACGCCAACAGCCTCATGTCGATCACCGCCGAGCAGTCGAAAAATCAGGTCGAAGCCCAAATCGTCGCCACCCCGCCGAGTGATCTCGAACGCGTGCCAGTGACGGTGTATCAAACCAGCGGTGCCGCGAGCAGGGCGGTTGCCGTCGAGATCGCGAAGCTGATCCGCACCAAGGCCGATGCCGGCCAGCAAGCCGTGCTCGGCCTCGCCACCGGTTCGACGCCGACCGGCGTGTACGACGAGTTGATCCGCCTCCATCAGGAAGAAGATCTCTCCTTCCGCAACGTCGTCACGTTCAATCTCGACGAGTACTACCCGATGCAACCCGACGAGCTGCAGAGCTACGTCCGGTTCATGAATGAACACCTCTTTGATCACGTCGACATTCAACGGGAGAACGTTCACGTCCCGGACGGCAGGCTGCCGCTGGAAGATGTGCGCGAGTACTGCAAGACATATGAACGCAAGATCGCCGAGTTCGGCGGGCTGGACTTCCAAGTCCTTGGCATCGGTCGAACCGGTCACGTCGGTTTCAACGAGCCCGGCTCCAGCAAGGAATCCAAGACCCGCCTGATCACGCTCGACACGCTGACCCGGATGGATGCCGCGTCGGACTTCTTCGGTGAGTGGAACGTCCCTCGCAAGGCAATCACGATGGGCGTCTCCACGATCCTCAATGCCAAGCGGGTCGTGTTGATGGGCTTCGGTGAGCACAAGGCGCCGGTGGTTCGCAAGGCCGTGGAGCAGGACGTCGACGCGCAGATCGCCGCGTCATTCCTGCAAGACCATCCCAACGCGCGGTTCGTCCTCGACCCCGCCGCCGCGTCGGAGTTGACACGGTTCAAGATGCCCTGGCTTGCCGGGCCGCTTGTCGATGCCGGCAAGACCTGGGATGCGGAGATGACCCGAAAGGCCGCCATCTGGCTCGCCTTCACCCTCGACAAGCCGCTGCTCAAGCTCACCGACGAGGACTACAACGAGAACGGTCTGCAGGAACTGATCGCCTCCCGCGGCGAGGCGTACGACATCAACATCGAAGTCTTCAAGGACCGCCAACGCACCATTACGGGCTGGCCCGGCGGCAAGGAGCCCGGTAAGCCCGACTACTCCGGTGTCATGCGCAAGTCCGACGTCTTCCCCAAGTCGGTCCTCATCTTCAGCCCGCACCCCGACGACGACGTCATCTCGATGGGCGGCACGTTCATCCGCCTCTGCGACCAGGGTCACGACGTGCACGTCGCCTACCAGACGTCCGGCAACATCGCGGTCTTCGACGCTGCGGCGGTTCGTCACGTCGACTTCCTCGCCGAGGTCGCCGAAACGTTCGGCTTGGACGTCGAATCAGCCCGTACCGCCAAGCATGACATCGAAGCGTTCGTTGCCAACAAGCAAGCCGGCGATGTCGACAGTCCGCAGCTCCAGGCGATCAAGGGCACCATTCGCCGCACCGAAGCCCGCGCCGCCGCCCGATTCTCC encodes:
- a CDS encoding Gfo/Idh/MocA family oxidoreductase, encoding MTSIRLGLIGAGGIARAHLSAASSLEGVSVTAVADTRAEACHALAADADAEAFASAEALLRRGTDAVDAVVICTPPNARLSIVRLALENSVAVLAEKPLAHTLEDAIELSELADTFAHVPTGVGYCHRFAPAVIEMKRLLAEGDLGRPVRFENVFACHFPAMAERWMSDRAVSGGGSFLDTGCHSLDLCQFVMGPTRVVGAVYSHCWPGRGESNATVLVRAGVGSKAAGGVICSGWAEAERFTVDVIGTEASLHYDYMEPARLLRKSVDGDTQVITVETHEVRFARQLRAFADAVGGGSHGALCTFAEAAVVNREAARSADLANTDTPSGPRTPVMASV
- a CDS encoding ROK family protein is translated as MTSLGLDIGGTRVKAAVLHENGSAELLGKSQPYRRPDTQALTTAVGEVVNGHRFDAVGLCCPGLLSFDRTTIEKSVNLPGLEGVPLTELIERATGRPAGRLRIATDQVAAATDFAFSHQLHGRLMAVSIGTGVGAAVLDIDNDHPLGQPLRVDGDSPGHFGQLDVTMSRNPPIGPDGGAGSLEAYIGALALHGRKPQTLHAGHRSIRALVRALRIAHALYRPHTIALLGGIGSRLTHLRREILAGVNDHLTNIARPDWALVFGDDDHHAARGVARLAAASDP
- the nagB gene encoding glucosamine-6-phosphate deaminase codes for the protein MSITAEQSKNQVEAQIVATPPSDLERVPVTVYQTSGAASRAVAVEIAKLIRTKADAGQQAVLGLATGSTPTGVYDELIRLHQEEDLSFRNVVTFNLDEYYPMQPDELQSYVRFMNEHLFDHVDIQRENVHVPDGRLPLEDVREYCKTYERKIAEFGGLDFQVLGIGRTGHVGFNEPGSSKESKTRLITLDTLTRMDAASDFFGEWNVPRKAITMGVSTILNAKRVVLMGFGEHKAPVVRKAVEQDVDAQIAASFLQDHPNARFVLDPAAASELTRFKMPWLAGPLVDAGKTWDAEMTRKAAIWLAFTLDKPLLKLTDEDYNENGLQELIASRGEAYDINIEVFKDRQRTITGWPGGKEPGKPDYSGVMRKSDVFPKSVLIFSPHPDDDVISMGGTFIRLCDQGHDVHVAYQTSGNIAVFDAAAVRHVDFLAEVAETFGLDVESARTAKHDIEAFVANKQAGDVDSPQLQAIKGTIRRTEARAAARFSGVKVDENIHFLDLPFYETGRVRKKPLSEEDIQITVDLLRKVKPRQVYAAGDLSDPHGTHRTCLAAILRALKECENDDWYATCEVWLYRGAWQEWDVQDIEMAVPLSPDEVKRKRMAIFKHESQKDRALFPGQDQREFWQRAEERTRDTAQKYDALGLAEYEAIEGFVAWKGTMDG
- a CDS encoding family 10 glycosylhydrolase, giving the protein MALVICLGCSRAAAEPVRGTWVTTTANDAIETPENTAATMRKLKELGFNTVYVECWKNGYTEFPSDAAEAVTGVRMKINGPGPQRDLLAEVVREAKANDLKVVAWFEYGFMAAFKETDNELRNKTEWLTHTRDGAFVGEQNPFVWMNPLHPGPQQFLVDIVVEAVEKYDLDGVQLDDRIAMPVEMGYDEFTKQLYASEHDGKMPPEDPRDPAWVQWRADKITEYADRFSKAVRAADPDITISVSPAPYPWSLENYACDWVMWEGQAWDEFIPQCYRRDYPAFEANWLQQVEASNRDDDLIAGIRVVGEGPDTPWEDVEKKMDLAVEFGGGYCIWFSRGVLEVYPEQFGAYHARQKSE